One Saprospiraceae bacterium DNA window includes the following coding sequences:
- a CDS encoding glycoside hydrolase family 32 protein has translation MKNAILTLPLIYIGCAICGCNTPSSPSNKEALEYSEPHRPQFHFSPKEKWMNDPNGMFFYEGEYHLFYQFYPDSNVWGPMHWGHAVSKDLTHWEHLPIALYPDSLGYIFSGSAVVDWKNTSGLGHGASGQPPIVAIFTYHDMEAEKAGRSDYQCQGIAFSHDKGRTWTKYEGNPVLPNPKQIRDFRDPKVRWDERSAQWVMALAAYDHIQFWGSPDLKKWRHLSDFGKEWGVHGGVWECPDLFPIVVEGTNDTRWVLLVSINPGGANGGSATQYFVGDFDGQHFKLDDSFVPLVRDEKAIWLDYGRDNYAGVTWSDIPNDDGRRLFMGWMSNWDYATAVPTAVWRSAMTLPRVLTLNKTSAGYRVFSHPVEALKQLRTTRRRLEPIEITGTLDLTKTIGFSPSQMELMLEFEVDPGTAVDFGVELSNAKGGRYRIGYNAGTALYSSDRTQSGEVAFSEKFANSVHTAPRVSADKNIRLHLFFDVSSAELFADNGATALTDIFFPRENFSTIKIYAENGKVKLANGEAHALKRIWR, from the coding sequence ATGAAAAATGCCATTTTGACCTTACCGCTCATCTACATCGGCTGCGCGATTTGTGGGTGCAACACCCCCTCCTCGCCTTCCAACAAGGAGGCTTTGGAGTATTCGGAGCCGCATCGTCCTCAATTCCACTTTTCCCCAAAAGAAAAATGGATGAACGACCCGAATGGGATGTTTTTCTACGAGGGTGAATACCATTTGTTTTATCAATTCTATCCCGACTCGAATGTGTGGGGCCCGATGCATTGGGGCCATGCGGTGAGCAAGGATTTGACGCATTGGGAACACTTGCCCATTGCACTGTATCCCGATTCTTTGGGCTATATTTTTTCGGGCAGCGCCGTGGTGGACTGGAAAAACACCAGTGGATTGGGCCATGGGGCTTCGGGCCAGCCCCCTATCGTCGCCATTTTTACCTATCACGATATGGAGGCGGAAAAAGCGGGGCGCAGCGATTATCAATGTCAGGGCATCGCTTTCAGCCACGACAAAGGCCGCACTTGGACAAAGTATGAGGGAAACCCCGTATTGCCCAATCCCAAACAAATCCGCGACTTCCGCGACCCAAAGGTGCGTTGGGACGAACGCTCCGCGCAGTGGGTGATGGCATTGGCCGCGTACGACCATATTCAATTCTGGGGTTCGCCGGATTTAAAAAAATGGCGGCACCTCAGCGATTTTGGCAAGGAATGGGGCGTACACGGTGGGGTTTGGGAATGTCCTGATTTGTTCCCAATCGTGGTAGAGGGAACCAACGACACCCGCTGGGTCTTGCTGGTCAGTATCAATCCGGGGGGGGCGAACGGAGGGTCGGCCACACAATACTTCGTCGGCGATTTTGACGGCCAACATTTCAAACTCGACGATTCCTTCGTGCCTTTGGTGCGCGACGAAAAAGCGATTTGGCTCGACTATGGGCGCGACAACTACGCAGGGGTCACTTGGTCGGACATACCCAACGACGACGGTCGCCGCCTGTTCATGGGCTGGATGAGCAATTGGGACTACGCCACGGCGGTGCCTACCGCCGTCTGGCGGAGCGCCATGACGCTGCCCAGAGTGCTTACCTTAAACAAAACAAGTGCGGGCTATCGGGTTTTTTCGCACCCCGTGGAGGCATTGAAACAACTCCGAACGACGAGGCGACGATTGGAGCCTATCGAAATAACGGGCACGCTCGACCTGACCAAGACCATCGGGTTTTCGCCCTCGCAGATGGAATTGATGCTCGAATTCGAGGTTGACCCCGGCACTGCTGTTGACTTTGGCGTGGAACTGTCGAATGCAAAAGGAGGGCGTTATCGCATTGGCTACAACGCTGGCACGGCTTTGTATTCCAGCGACCGCACCCAATCCGGGGAGGTGGCTTTTTCCGAAAAATTTGCCAACTCGGTTCACACGGCACCGCGTGTGTCGGCGGACAAGAACATCCGGCTGCACTTGTTTTTTGATGTGAGCTCGGCTGAGCTGTTTGCCGACAACGGCGCTACCGCGTTGACGGACATTTTCTTTCCCAGGGAAAACTTTTCCACCATCAAAATCTACGCTGAAAACGGGAAAGTGAAACTGGCCAATGGCGAGGCTCACGCGCTCAAGCGAATCTGGAGATAG
- a CDS encoding sugar porter family MFS transporter — MSHRKIFFWSITVALAGFLFGFDTVVISGADLSLQTLWPRGEVFHGFVVMASALWGTVVGAMLGSIPTDRLGRKNTLLWIGIFYLVSALGSALANDPWVFAFFRFLGGLGVGASTIAAPAYISEIAPANERGKLVALYQFNIVFGILVAFLSNYLLSGLGDNAWRWMVGVEAIPAFLYAVMVFTVPESPRWLLVKRHDRAAAAQTLRLIAPHADTEAEMRRIMADHDESDKSETIFTLKYRFPLVLAFLVAFFNQFSGINAFLYYAPRIFEIAGLEKSAALLSSVGIGVTNLIFTLLGLSLIDRFGRRQLMYIGSIGYILSLSCVAIAFAMGIKGFAVPIFLFLFIAAHAVGQGAVIWVFISEIFPTHLRASGQSLGSSVHWVLAAAIPSLIPVLFTRIGAAPVFAFFAFMMGLQLLFVWRMMPETKGVSLEDLEKRLTARD; from the coding sequence ATGAGTCATCGCAAAATCTTCTTTTGGTCTATCACCGTCGCATTGGCGGGCTTCTTGTTTGGGTTCGACACGGTGGTTATTTCTGGTGCTGACCTTTCGCTGCAAACCCTTTGGCCAAGGGGCGAAGTTTTTCACGGCTTTGTCGTCATGGCTTCCGCCCTTTGGGGCACGGTGGTGGGTGCCATGCTGGGCAGCATCCCGACGGATAGGTTGGGCCGCAAAAACACCCTGCTCTGGATAGGCATTTTCTACCTCGTGTCCGCATTGGGTTCGGCGCTTGCCAACGACCCGTGGGTGTTTGCCTTCTTCCGCTTTTTGGGGGGGCTGGGCGTGGGTGCCTCCACCATCGCTGCCCCTGCCTACATTTCGGAAATCGCTCCGGCCAACGAGCGAGGCAAATTGGTGGCGCTGTACCAGTTCAACATCGTGTTTGGCATCCTCGTCGCATTTCTTTCCAACTACTTGCTGAGTGGTCTTGGCGACAACGCTTGGCGTTGGATGGTGGGCGTGGAGGCCATCCCCGCTTTCCTGTATGCCGTGATGGTGTTCACCGTGCCCGAAAGCCCGCGCTGGCTTTTGGTGAAGCGCCACGACCGGGCGGCAGCGGCGCAAACGCTGCGCCTCATTGCTCCGCATGCCGACACGGAGGCGGAAATGCGCCGCATCATGGCTGACCACGATGAGTCCGACAAGAGCGAGACAATTTTTACGCTGAAATACCGATTCCCCTTGGTCTTGGCTTTTTTGGTAGCATTTTTCAACCAGTTTTCGGGCATCAACGCATTCCTCTACTATGCCCCTCGCATTTTTGAAATAGCAGGCTTGGAGAAAAGCGCTGCCTTGCTTAGCAGTGTGGGTATCGGCGTGACCAATCTGATTTTCACCTTGCTCGGCCTTTCGTTGATTGACCGTTTTGGCCGGCGTCAGCTCATGTATATCGGCTCAATTGGGTACATCTTGTCGCTCTCGTGCGTGGCCATCGCCTTTGCTATGGGCATCAAAGGCTTTGCGGTGCCTATTTTTTTGTTTTTGTTCATAGCAGCACACGCTGTGGGGCAGGGCGCGGTGATTTGGGTTTTTATCTCTGAAATTTTCCCCACACACCTGCGAGCAAGCGGTCAGTCTTTGGGCAGCTCGGTGCATTGGGTGTTGGCGGCTGCCATTCCCTCGCTGATACCTGTGTTGTTCACCCGCATAGGCGCGGCACCTGTTTTCGCCTTTTTTGCCTTTATGATGGGGCTTCAACTCCTGTTCGTGTGGCGAATGATGCCAGAAACGAAGGGTGTTTCGCTGGAAGATTTGGAAAAGAGATTGACTGCGAGAGACTAA
- the secG gene encoding preprotein translocase subunit SecG, with product MLSTLSVLIALISVLLMLAILIQNPKGGGIDATFGGQAQQLFGAARSTDFIEKATWVLAGALAVLCIIAVLTVGTGGPASPTDLPPLQSQ from the coding sequence ATGTTATCTACTCTCTCGGTTCTGATTGCCCTGATAAGTGTGCTGTTGATGTTGGCGATATTGATTCAAAATCCCAAAGGAGGCGGCATTGACGCGACTTTTGGCGGACAGGCGCAGCAGTTGTTTGGCGCGGCGCGTTCCACTGATTTTATCGAAAAAGCAACATGGGTGTTGGCTGGTGCTTTGGCGGTGTTGTGCATCATCGCCGTGCTGACCGTTGGCACGGGTGGCCCGGCATCCCCCACCGACCTTCCGCCGTTGCAGTCGCAATAA